The DNA window gaatttttcatttatttaattggcaaaaaattaaattttataacgtttagTATTCACGGCTATCgttgtatcaataaaatatccCTGTCTCCACACTGGACTATAAGTCCGGTGGGAACACGCGGCCAACCGTCCATCGTCATTATATCGGAGCGCCGCACCGCTCGCGGCTGTTCACAGCAGGGCGTCCGGTTCGACCCCGACATGCCGCAAACGATTCGGCTGGAGTTCGCTAAAAGCAACACGAAGGTCAGCAAGCCGAAGCCGGCAGTTGCCACAGCCGCGCCAGCTGCACACCCCGCATTGATGCACCCACTCACTGGACGTAAGTACCGCCGTACGCACACACCACCCGGCGCTCGCTCGATCGTCAACTCGCCCAGAATTCAGATCATAAGAAACAATATTTCACCttcatttatacatttatattcattgaattGTTCCCTCTTTATTTCATTCACAAAGTCAAATCAAACATATGTATTTCGATGTATACTGGTGACGTACTGTTTCTCCGTAGTTATTTAAACGCTATACAATCCAACAACGATTTCGCCACAAGTACCCACACATGACTTTATATTCTTACGATATTACGCTTTCGTATCTAAGTAAGAGTGATGGCGCGTCGAGCAATCGCAAACTTGGGCAAGTATCTGTAAAAGCTTACACGTACCACGCAAAGCCTCCGTGAAGCTATTATTGTCTTCCAATTGACTGTCGGGCTCTCTTACCACTGTTAAACTACTTAGTCACATGTCCTCATGACATTCCGTATTATAGCCTCgcttctttaataaaatcttgttaCACGAATTGGCTACTTAGGAGCGTGAAAACACGTTTCgcacattgtaaataaatttatttgtaatcggtgttcttatttaatttaattcgattttgtAGAATTTTCACGGTACAGGTTTTCGTCTAATGTGAATCATATTGCGCAGACTTAGCCAGTCCCTTCTTCCCTGGAGGGGGCGCTGAGCTGTGGCACCACCCGTTAGCTTACGGAGGGGAGCTGCCGACATTGTCGCACGGACTGGTCCATCCCGCCATTCATCCTCAAATGGCGCCCGTGCGTTCCTACCTCTGACTAGCTGCCGCCGACAGGCCACACCACGTAAGTTTAAACTTATACTCTATACAACATTGTCATATAATTGAGCttgactattaaaattaattattataaagtatgtttatAACGTAtcgtaatttattaacaaaaagctTACCTCTAGAGCACATAGGTATCTTAAGTGCAATTaaacattaaagttttatatacataatttgatctgaaaaaatatttttcgccCTCAGACCCCCTTGACGCTGGGCGCATGCGTACTACCGGCCCCAGCGCTGGGTTCGCCGGGAGCAGCGGTCCCGGCGCATGCGCCCGCGCCGCCTGCGCACCCCGCACACCCCGCGCACCCCGCGCCTCCTTGCTCCACGCTCTTTGTCGCTAACCTCGGACAATTCGTCTCCGAGCACGAACTCAAAGAGATATTCAGCAGGTACGTGCCGCCTTCATTATACATTTGTAGGCTTCGACTGGAAAAGTGACACACGTTACATTTAGCCTTTATATTTTgtggaatttattatattaatacaatatgttaGTCTGACCCTATGACCATATAAAATCTCTCCATTTTCGATAATTGAATACTACCCCTAGTTTGTTGTTAATAATGGTTTccaagaaataaacaaaattgtttaaaacaaatatttccagTCGAACCAAGCATTCGTTAAATGTCTGCATGAtcgcaaaatattaaaaaaagaaatgtatcaGTTGTATGAAACGAGAcagagtaattatttttaaatagttgaaTACATATTCTCCACAGTGCATGTCGCACCAAATATCACAAAGTCGTCTATTGTTGggtattattgtttatgttcTGATCTATCTCAAACCAACTGACGATGCTGATAGTCAGTTTGTATGAGATCGTAAGCCTGCACCCGTACCACTTCAGCATGACAGTCGAACATCTATTTACACTATACCACACTAGTCGTATGCTATTAGCACAAACATCACATAAATGTATGAGCTGTCGATTGCACCCGAATTTACTTTATAGCATCAATATGCCGAATTTATACTCCTGTAAACTGTAAACCTTGTAAGGTTAGAAAGAACCTGTGACAGAACAAATCCTTTTTTTATCGCTTTTGTCCAAAATCTGTTACGCATTCAAAAACTTATTTGCGAATTAGATGAAACAGCTTTCAACATGTTATAGTCACCAGAGACATCCTTAGTCTTTTAGAATCATTCGATACCGTGGCACCACAGCAAACTAAGTCAATATAAAACACACAAGGCAAGGGTACGAGTGCGGGCATATCTGAGTGTAATGGTAACAGCTGCCCGGGTTTCTCGCGACTGCGGCTTCTGACGGCCGGTAGCGGCGGCGGCTCTGGTCCGGTCGCGTTCGTCGACTTCGTTACCCCGAGCGACGCAGCCACCGCCATGGCCCGCCTGCAGGGCGCCCTGCTCCTCAGCTCAGAGGGGGCCATCCACCTCGAATTCGCGAGGCATAAGTTGGCACACAACGGCTGGATACTCGCACATGAAGTATGCACGCGCACTCCTCTTTACCACGATACCACACGGGTTCCTAGACCATGTTGTAAACTTTTAGTAACGCAAAGTAGCTAACAGGGTTTCGGATAATACAATAACAGATTTCATTCGCTTTCCGAAGATAGATTCTAGtgaatattcaaatttagaCACAACGTTTACAGACCATAGTTCGAGCTGAGATAACTAATACCTAGTAACCGTGTAGTATCTTCTAAACAATTTGGATCCCATACAAAATCATATCACTGGAACGAACACAGTATGGGCTCCGAAATGACTGAGTAATGCAACACCGCGCACCTCGCACCTTAGACCTAACAGCCTGATAAATGAATACTAGCTATATAAGTGAGTCCTCATCGACGTGATCACTAAAGTCCGATCGGTCAGCAGGGAGCCAAAGGCGGAGAAGAGGGCGAACAGCATTAACTCGTTCGTGGCACTCGGCACTTGACAACCAGCTAACTGAGGGCCGCGCGGGCCGGGCGCGCtgcgcggcgcggcggcgggcgcgggcgcgccgCTCGGCTAGCAGCGGGTCGAGACCAGTTTCACCGACAACGACAACGGATGAATGTAAATTAGCAAAACGCTCTCCTCGTTTATGTTTCTCGTCTGTAGCGTCAGAGGTGTGGTGTATTTTGTTGATACCAAATTTagcgtaaaattttattatattaacattccAGTTTAATTGTTTACCGTTCacgatgaaaatattatttgaaattattattaccttttattGTATAAcgtgtttatttaattgatttttttatgtaatataagatttatttacaagtaaCTTATTGTATGGTAACGTTTGTATATTCGTTTCTACGAGGCCGGTTATACAACTGAGATGTTTTGTTATGGATATAGTGTAATATcagaaattaaacattttaggaTAAATCACATTCGAATAAGCTAAAAACCAAAGGTGCCCTTCATAGAAAGATTACGTTTTGTTGATAATATTTCAAGTTGAATGATTTTAAATGAAgttgtatgtaataataacgATACTTTTGTTTTAGTCTCGATAATGTTAgcgtatttaaatgaattttcattactatctcaaattatatttacctaATGCTTTTTAGTAACTTTTATAATGTTCACTCGTTAAAGCGCTGGCACACTAGCGTTGGTTTACGATCCTTCTATCTGTATatggataaatttaaattgcaataatgTAAAGATGTAACGATCGTTACGCGAGGCCCTCGGTGTCGCTCGTGAAGTGCAATACACGTCTGAGCCCCCTCGCTCGGGCTCGCATCGCACGCACTGACCCGCCTTAATCTCGCCCCGTCTGTCCGCACCCTAATGTCTCGTGCCTTGTGGAAACGTCTCCCTAAAACAGCGTCAATCTTTACCCGCGTAAACGTTTTAGATTGTTTTCTTTCGGACTCCGTGGATATTTCGGTCCCTCCGTGTGTGCGATGCGACTTTATCGAGCAGGGTTCGGTCTTGCTGGGAGAATTTAGCCTTTGCCTTATGAAAGTTGAATAGCTATatgtaatcattatattattaattattagtaataattatacggCGACACGCGCCAAGCTGAATAGTAAAACAATTATTCTATTTGCATGCTTTGACGAGCTTTTTggtaatactaatttaaaacttagtagttactttaATTGTGTAATCTttaggtaaatattataatactagatAAGGGTATTTATTGTAGACGATCTGCATAGTTACATTACTATTAATTGAAAGTTATTCTTACATAATATCGAAACAGTGTAATGAAGTTAAATCTATTGTGTTAGGGTTAATCAAatggaaaattaatatattttttatttttagctagTTGACTATCGCGTACAGAATGGCGGCTCGCGCGGTGCGAGTTCGTTCCGGCGAACGTGTGCGAAATAGCAATAAACCAAAAATGAActcttaatgtttatattataggtatctAGAAACGTATTCTGCTGATGTaaacatgtaaaaattatacaaaaaaaaagtaaaaaaaaaagtaataaataaatccctGCTTAggctatttttaataagatttcgGATATTTGGGTTGAAATCTTGACGCGACAGATATCAAGGGAGCATTCACTAGATCCTTGTCGTAAGCTGGATTGATCCGCATGTGAATTCTTATGAAAGTCTCTTAgtcaatatttaatagaaatatgtcAATTTTTGACTTAGCAAAATTTTATACGTTATTTATAGTGACTGTAATTATCACGGTATACCGAGCGTCATGGCGTGTAGACCAAAGATAAAAGATATACATAACTTAATACTAACCTCAAACCAAACGTACCAAACATTATTTCCTGGCCTACACATCGACAGACAGATTCTAaatcgattatatttattacgcaAACGTTCTAAACATATCTATATCTACATAACACGTATTATGATGACGATTTTAAAtcgatattgttatttttctgaAAAATCGATATCAATGttcaacatttcaaaataattagtgTTCAGTTCAATGTAAAAAGTCGACGTCGATGTGTGGAGCCAGCGTTAGTTAAATCTCTTAGAAAAtaactgaatatttataaaaaaataatattgattgattattaatttatatcaaaatcctaaaaatatcaaaactcgGTTTCTCTTGGTATTCGTATTTCACTGTCTGTTTTAATAGTTAAGCTAAGTCAatgtttacttatttaattcgaTATATAATGCTAATTCGTACGTAAGTTGTGTAATAGTGTATTAGTGATCTCCCAAACCTCCGGCGCCCGGCGTCCCCGACCGCAGATAAGATACAacgaaaagttttaattttcttttccgTTGTTATTTCCCAAGCTGCGTGGTGACTTCGGCTTCGTTTATTTATAGCCTCTCGCTGTGCAAAtgatttagaaatttaaaaagctACTAagatcttttatataaatatatatgtttacgtAACTTAAATTGGAGGTGaaactattttttgtatatttataaaagtaaccaCGGAGCTTGTCGGTTGATTTACGTCACTGCTAACGCAGCGCTCGGGGCGCTGCGCGCGGCGCGCGTGGGCCGCGGCGGCAGCGCTGCGAGCGCTGCGAGCGCTGCGAGCGCTGCGAGCGCTGCGAGCGCTGCGAGCGCCGAGCGCGCGAGGGCCGGGCGCCGCCACGATTCCGTCCAACCGTAGCTAGCGTGTAAGAGACGTCCAGTGGCTACGAACACGGCTGCGTCATTTGCGGGACTACTCGATACATATCATCGTGTAATATTAATGTGTAATTAGAATTAATGCGGTTTCATAGAGACTTTTATTCGGTATACTCGTCTACTACTTTTAATGCAATCGGCTACATGTCACGCTATATCAGTATCGATATCGAGTTTACTTTGTCGGAACTGACGCTTGACATACGCTCCACTCCGTCTTCGAATATTTTCGCTTGGATGTTACTTTGTATGGGGAACGAATCGGTGAATATTATGCTGAAGTTTGTCGTCGAATCGAGTAGCTCGTTGTCGGAGCGTCGGCTGGAGCCGCGTGACATTGGCCCGCATGTGATAGGGTAGTGTAGGGGGTAGCGTCGCCTTGCAAGTTAGGTTAAGTAAGCGGTGAGACACAAAAACCGTGCATCGGAAACATATCAATCTGTGccccttaataaataattaaatactaatctAAGAGATACATATGAATAGCGTAAACAAAATAATCGTTCGAAGTATCAAATACATAGTAAGTGTTGTTTTCGTACGTTGAACAATTGACGAGGCGGTTAGGTCGTTTTCGAGATGTG is part of the Vanessa atalanta chromosome 10, ilVanAtal1.2, whole genome shotgun sequence genome and encodes:
- the LOC125066667 gene encoding protein couch potato — translated: MELALCQSMDSVNTATTEEEVRTLFVSGLPMDAKPRELYLLFRAYEGYEGSLLKVTSKNGKTASPVGFVTFHTRAGAEAAKQDLQQGVRFDPDMPQTIRLEFAKSNTKVSKPKPAVATAAPAAHPALMHPLTGHLASPFFPGGGAELWHHPLAYGGELPTLSHGLVHPAIHPQMAPTPLTLGACVLPAPALGSPGAAVPAHAPAPPAHPAHPAHPAPPCSTLFVANLGQFVSEHELKEIFSSCPGFSRLRLLTAGSGGGSGPVAFVDFVTPSDAATAMARLQGALLLSSEGAIHLEFARHKLAHNGWILAHEGAKGGEEGEQH